From Harpia harpyja isolate bHarHar1 chromosome 21, bHarHar1 primary haplotype, whole genome shotgun sequence, one genomic window encodes:
- the PPL gene encoding periplakin — MHSLFRKRNKGKYSPSVQKKSISSKELTELIERLQKNADQVEKNIVETDSRMQNDLHKIKACQLAQYKDLTAQKLTESDKLLYVLDGDAAIARHMKHPQGDMITEDIRQLKERVANLRVKHEQIYNFPLQHIEPQVNWSTVIEEKQDALSSKGFGTDLPLVNSQVEEHNIFHNEVMAIGPHIAREGNKEYTSDFQAKYQKLLASSQQRQQDLNSLQDYMQRCTNKLYWLDQQAKDRTHYDWSDHNLDYPSRRRQYENFIHRKLEEKEEAINKLHTDGDQLLAQNHPGKNAIEAHIEAVHADWKEYLNLLICEESHLKFMEEFHKFQKDTKDAQELLKKVDTDLDQKFSPEFKDRYQLESLLRELDDQEKALDKYEAVVKSLQERSQHILPLRYRRETLLQPVPVEALCEYEGEQGQISRGAHYTLQNNSGDIWEVADSSGDRISAPGVCFMIPPPDAEAIALADQIANHYVTVKEKTANCKNILQQRYEGLKADSIGDAASVQGRQLLAGLEKVNSDLDKQEKAITANLRPPLEQSRAVQDSTERSKDLKNITNEVRRIEPEKMRKIQECEVFIESVPNTGSATLVKNKVENTNKKYDRVVQLLSAAQEKVEVATHLERSLQQGRDLLSTYENKLVIDDTVPEDLRVVDRKKEELLAMGTELQSKRFLLNEAEQNLQRTKTCSNTLASKFQEHCPDIERQEAELYKLNQRFNNLSKQIDHRTQTLQKAKSAYSNYRTNYDKVNQFLCNIPNYEPQDTDNIQQVEMKLKNQAALLNDIASKEQEVQKISATAQQYQQAVKDYELEAEKLRSILDLENGRNGYMSKKPRLQSPAAKVKEEEAVLAAKFTEVNAVNKQRLQNLEFAQSLLRQQPEVQVTQDFVQTKKSIRPMEEVWKLKKELEDETQRRQQLEAEIKAIQNNIVHLQNQKPQETVIKKELLKKVPDPQLEESFHKLQQNLAEEQRKNQVLQDELEALKIRLRVLEHEKREGGQEYIVKEVLRIEQDKAQADEILKLKEELEELRRQEGTRENEVILLRQQIAVLSSEKNKEQEKVTEKEVLKLQNDPQLEMEFRMLQESKLRESALRQKHEEELSFLQDKLKRLEKERAIAEGKITVKEVLKVEKDLAIEREVNELRRQYEDEKSKGRSNEREKAELLRKIQLLEEENAKVVVQEKVREIVRPDPKAENEVANLRLELVEQERRYRGGDEQLKSCQNELAALRNRGPLVEVKEVIKEVIKYKNDPETEKELQRLREEIIERTGAIERADLEIYQLKQEIQALKDTKPQVHMKEVVQEILQFREDPKTREEVESLRVQLADEQMKHIDLERERLLQEEKVREKEEELSQVKEKVVQQEVVKYEQDPALKAEVNSFSQSIESELKQIDCLREELRKLQRRRSELERQLEELEKERQARREAELEVQRLKIRLNELEEQERETTERVTVKQKVILQQDPQQEKEHSLLKLELEEEKHRRQVLQTELEALRKKLLSLEKMEVKEKVVFSESVQVDKGDTEYEIQKLKSNLEEESRRKRELDADINRLETRLSEVEFNNSKSSKELDLLREENHKLHLEKQNLLMETRRLQSEIELTATEARDLRNITHVDSGINLDSRFQALERELDDLKQLSREKDAEIEQLQNRLKTVAIKREQRENHLRRSIVVIDPDTGKEMSPEEAHVFGLIEWSLFVKLKSQECDWEEISIKGPNGESSVILDRKSGREFSIEDALKSGRLTMAQYNSYLNKEMSIQELAVLVSGSNYTALPPL, encoded by the exons gACTTGCACAAGATCAAGGCATGCCAGCTAGCGCAGTACAAGGACCTGACGGCTCAGAAACTCACCGAGTCCGACAAGCTGCTCTACGTGCTGGACGGGGATGCAGCTATCGCCCGGCACATGAAGCACCCTCAGGGTGACATGATCACAGAAGA CATCCGGCAGCTGAAGGAACGAGTGGCAAACTTGCGTGTGAAACACGAGCAGATCTACAACTTCCCCCTGCAGCATATTGAGCCCCAGGTCAACTGGTCAACAGTGATCGAGGAGAAACAG GACGCATTAAGCAGCAAGGGCTTTGGGACCGACCTGCCGCTAGTCAACAGCCAAGTAGAAGAGCACAACATCTTCCACAATGAGGTCATGGCCATCGGCCCACACATCGCCAGGGAAGGCAACAAG GAATACACAAGCGACTTCCAAGCCAAATACCAGAAGCTGCTG GCCAGCTCCCAGCAGCGGCAGCAGGATCTGAATTCCCTGCAGGACTACATGCAGCGCTGCACCAACAAGCTCTACTGGCTGGATCAGCAGGCGAAGGACAGGACCCATTACGACTGGAGCGACCACAACCTGGACTaccccagccggcgccgccagTACGAG AACTTCATCCACCggaagctggaggagaaggaggaagccATCAACAAGCTGCACACGGATGGAGATCAGCTGCTTGCCCAGAATCACCCTGGGAAGAACGCCATCGAG GCTCACATTGAGGCAGTGCACGCCGACTGGAAGGAGTATCTCAACCTGCTGATCTGTGAGGAGAGCCACCTGAAGTTCATGGAGGAATTCCACAAG TTTCAGAAAGACACCAAGGATGCCCAGGAGCTCTTGAAGAAGGTGGACACAGACCTGGACCAAAAATTCAGCCCTGAGTTCAAAGACAGATACCAGCTTGAATCTCTCCTGCGGGAGCTGGAT GACCAGGAGAAGGCCTTGGACAAATATGAGGCAGTGGTGAAGTCCCTGCAGGAGCGCAGCCAGCACATCCTGCCCCTGCGGTACCGCCGCGAGACGCTGCTCCAGCCCGTCCCCGTGGAGGCTCTCTGCGAGTACGAAGGCGAGCAG GGCCAGATAAGCCGAGGAGCCCACTACACCCTGCAGAACAACAGCGGAGACATTTGGGAAGTGGCAGACAGCTCAGGAGACAGGATCAGCGCCCCGGGGGTCTGCTTCATGATCCCCCCACCTGACGCAGAAGCAATAGCACTGGCGGATCA AATTGCCAATCACTACGTGACCGTGAAGGAGAAGACGGCCAACTGCAAGAACATCCTCCAGCAGCGCTACGAGGGGCTGAAGGCAGACAGCATTGGAG ACGCTGCATCAGTTCAGGGGCGCCAACTTCTGGCAGGGCTGGAGAAAGTGAATAGCGACCTGGACAAGCAGGAGAAAGCAATAACGGCAAACCTCCGTCCGCCGCTGGAGCAGAGTCGGGCTGTGCAGGACAGCACTGAGCGCTCCAAGGACCTGAAG AACATCACCAATGAGGTCCGTCGCATTGAACCTGAGAAAATGAGGAAGATCCAGGAGTGCGAGGTCTTCATCGAATCTGTGCCGAACACTGGCAGCGCTACCTTGGTAAAGAACAAGGTGGAGAACACCAACAAGAAGTACGACCGTGTGGTCCAGCTGCTCAGTGCTGCCCAAGAGAA AGTTGAGGTGGCCACGCACCTCGAGAGGAGCCTCCAACAAGGCCGAGACCTGCTGTCTACCTATGAGAACAAACTGGTCATAGATGACACTGTACCAGAGGATTTGCGGGTGGTAGACCGTAAGAAAGAAGAGCTGCTG GCCATGGGCACCGAGCTCCAGTCCAAAAGGTTCCTGCTCAATGAAGCAGAGCAGAATTTGCAAAGGACGAAGACGTGCTCCAACACCCTGGCCAGCAAGTTCCAGGAGCACTGCCCTGACATTGAACGGCAGGAAGCCGAGCTCTACAAACTCAACCAGCGCTTCAACAACCTCAGCAAGCAAATTGACCACAG GACGCAGACCCTGCAAAAAGCAAAAAGCGCCTATTCCAACTACCGCACCAACTACGACAAAGTCAACCAGTTTCTGTGCAACATACCTAACTACGAGCCACAGGACACTGACAACATCCAGCAAGTGGAAATGAAGCTGAAGAACCAAGCG GCACTCCTCAATGACATTGCAAGCAAGGAACAGGAGGTGCAGAAGATCTCCGCCACAGCTCAGCAATACCAGCAGGCAGTGAAG GACTACGAGTTGGAAGCAGAGAAGCTACGGTCCATCCTTGACCTAGAGAATGGCCGGAATGGGTACATGAGCAAGAAGCCCAGACTCCAGTCTCCAGCCGCAAAAGTGAAAGAGGAG GAAGCTGTTCTGGCAGCCAAGTTCACCGAAGTAAATGCTGTGAACAAACAGAGGCTGCAGAATCTGGAGTTCGCTCAGAGCCTCCTGCGGCAG CAACCAGAGGTTCAAGTGACACAAGACTTTGTCCAGACCAAAAAATCCATAAGGCCCATGGAAGAAGTCTGGAAGTTGAAGAAAGAGCTTGAGGATGAGACTCAGCGTCGGCAACAGCTAGAAGCGGAGATCAAAGCCATTCAGAACAACATTGTTCACCTGCAAAACCAGAAGCCCCAAGAAACTGTCATTAAGAAAGAACTGCTGAAGAAAGTGCCTGACCCACAGCTGGAGGAGAGCTTCCACAAGCTGCAGCAAAACCTAGCAGAAGAGCAGCGCAAGAACCAGGTGCTCCAGGATGAGCTGGAGGCTCTTAAAATCAGGCTGCGAGTTTTGGAGCAcgagaagagggaaggagggcaggaaTATATAGTGAAAGAGGTACTGCGTATTGAACAAGATAAGGCTCAAGCTGATGAAATCCTGAAGCTCAAAGAAGAATTGGAAGAGCTCAGGAGGCAGGAAGGAACCAGAGAGAATGAAGTCATCCTTTTACGCCAACAAATTGCTGTGCTGTCTAGTGAGAAGAACAAAGAGCAGGAGAAGGTAAcggagaaggaggtgctgaagCTGCAGAACGATCCCCAGCTGGAGATGGAATTCCGGATGTTGCAAGAGAGTAAGCTGAGGGAGAGCGCCCTTCGGCAGAAGCACGAGGAAGAGCTCAGCTTCCTCCAGGACAAGCTCAAACGTCTTGAGAAGGAACGAGCCATCGCCGAGGGCAAAATTACCGTCAAGGAGGTGCTGAAGGTAGAGAAAGACTTAGCCATTGAAAGAGAGGTGAATGAGCTCCGGCGCCAGTACGAAGATGAGAAGTCCAAGGGTCGTTCCAATGAGCGGGAAAAGGCTGAGCTGCTCAGGAAGATCCAGCTTCTGGAGGAAGAGAATGCCAAGGTGGTTGTCCAGGAGAAAGTGCGTGAGATCGTGCGCCCAGACCCCAAGGCTGAAAATGAAGTTGCCAACCTTCGTTTGGAGCTGGTAGAGCAAGAGAGGAGATACCGAGGTGGTGACGAACAGCTGAAGAGCTGCCAGAATGAGTTGGCTGCTCTGAGGAACAGAGGGCCACTGGTAGAAGTCAAAGAAGTCATTAAGGAGGTCATTAAGTACAAGAATGATCCAGAAACTGAAAAGGAGCTACAGCGACTCCGGGAGGAAATCATAGAGAGGACAGGAGCAATTGAAAGAGCTGACCTTGAGATCTACCAGCTGAAACAAGAGATACAAGCTTTGAAAGATACCAAACCTCAAGTGCATATGAAGGAAGTTGTCCAAGAAATTCTGCAGTTTCGGGAAGACCCCAAGACTAGAGAGGAGGTAGAGTCTCTGAGAGTGCAGCTAGCAGATGAACAGATGAAGCACATTGACCTGGAGAGGGAGCGGCTACTCCAAGAAGAGAAAgtaagagagaaggaggaagaacttTCCCAGGTGAAAGAGAAAGTGGTCCAACAGGAAGTAGTGAAGTATGAGCAAGATCCTGCCTTGAAAGCTGAAGTCAACTCCTTCTCTCAGAGCATTGAGAGTGAGCTGAAGCAAATTGATTGCCTCCGTGAAGAACTCCGcaagctgcagaggaggaggtcTGAGTTAGAGCGTCAGCTAGAAGAACTTGAGAAAGAGAGACAGGCCCGCAGAGAGGCTGAACTGGAGGTGCAGAGGCTGAAGATTAGGTTGAATGAGTTGGAAGAACAGGAGAGGGAGACGACAGAACGAGTGACTGTGAAACAGAAAGTGATCCTTCAGCAAGATCCCCAGCAAGAGAAGGAGCACTCCCTCCTCAAGCTGGAGCTAGAAGAAGAGAAGCACCGGAGACAAGTCTTGCAAACTGAACTAGAAGCCCTGAGAAAGAAGCTCCTTTCTTTGGAGAAGATGGAGGTCAAAGAGAAAGTGGTCTTTTCAGAGAGTGTCCAAGTGGACAAAGGAGACACGGAGTACGAGATTCAAAAGCTGAAGAGCAatctggaagaagaaagcagGCGTAAGAGGGAGCTAGATGCAGATATCAACCGCCTTGAAACCAGGCTGTCCGAGGTGGAATTCAACAACTCCAAGTCATCAAAGGAACTAGACTTACTAAGGGAGGAAAACCACAAACTACACCTTGAGAAACAGAACCTGCTGATGGAAACAAGGAGACTGCAATCGGAGATTGAACTCACAGCAACAGAAGCTCGGGATTTGAGAAACATCACCCACGTGGACAGTGGAATAAACCTGGACTCCAGATTCCAAGCTTTGGAAAGAGAGTTAGATGATCTGAAGCAGTTATCCAGAGAAAAAGACGCAGAGATTGAGCAACTCCAGAATCGCCTCAAGACAGTGGCTATCAAGAGGGAACAAAGAGAGAATCACCTGAGGCGCTCCATTGTGGTCATTGACCCtgatacaggaaaagaaatgtctcCAGAGGAAGCTCATGTGTTTGGCCTCATCGAATGGAGCCTGTTTGTCAAACTGAAGAGTCAGGAATGTGACTGGGAGGAAATCTCAATAAAGGGTCCCAATGGGGAATCATCTGTGATCCTTGACAGGAAGTCTGGTAGAGAGTTCTCAATCGAGGATGCCTTGAAGAGTGGAAGGCTAACCATGGCTCAGTACAACAGTTACCTCAACAAGGAGATGTCGATCCAGGAGTTGGCAGTTTTGGTGTCTGGAAGTAATTACACAGCGCTCCCTCCACTTTAG